The Coffea arabica cultivar ET-39 chromosome 4e, Coffea Arabica ET-39 HiFi, whole genome shotgun sequence genome includes a window with the following:
- the LOC113740866 gene encoding uncharacterized protein, which yields MGFSMVQVESDSQVLVRVVAGSFSIPWAVRPLIRAIRAFLPLGVRLSHCFREANTVADSLAAVGVACNGRLDYPTLSSLPRLSRSLFVLDREQVPNFRFSLRR from the coding sequence ATGGGTTTCTCCATGGTCCAAGTTGAGTCTGACTCGCAGGTTTTGGTTCGTGTGGTGGCAGGGAGTTTTTCGATTCCGTGGGCGGTACGGCCGCTGATTAGAGCGATTCGAGCATTTTTGCCGTTGGGGGTTCGTCTCTCCCACTGTTTCCGGGAGGCGAATACGGTTGCTGACTCTCTGGCTGCTGTGGGCGTTGCTTGTAACGGGCGCTTGGATTATCCCACTTTGTCTTCTCTTCCACGCTTGTCTAGGTCCCTCTTTGTTTTAGATAGGGAGCAGGTTCCCAATTTCCGTTTCTCGCTTCGAAGATAG